A stretch of DNA from bacterium:
ATGAACTCCGTCGGTTCAAGGGCCATGGTCTGCCAAGCGCCGCCCTGAGCGTAGTCCTTGTAGCGAAAGACGATCTGGTCGTCGTCGATTGCGAGCAGGCGATCGTTGGAGATGGCGACGCGGTGTGTGTAGCGGGCCAGATACTGGAGCACCTTCTCCGGACCGGCGAACGGCTCCTTGGCATAGACCACCCAGTGGTGGCGGTAGAGTTGCTCGATGAGGTCCTCGAAGAGGACCGGGTGGCGCAGTTGCTCGAGCGGTCCGTTGAGCTCCAGCTTCCTCTGGCGCCACGACTGCTCGAGGAAGTCGACGAACTTGCCGCGGAAGACTTCGGAGAGGACCTTGACGGGCAGCAGGAATCGAGCGGCGCTATCAATCCATCGATCTCCGTCTGGCGACAGACCGCCGGCGGGAACCACGTAGTGGATATGAGGATGGAACACGAGGGTCGAGCCCCAACTATGCAGAATGCCGAGGAAACCGATCCGTGCTCCAAGATGCTGAGAATCCGCGGCGATCTGCGCCAGCGTTTCGCTCGATGCCTTGAACAGCAAGCCGTAGAGCAACCGGAGGTTGCCGCGAAACAGCGCGTGCAGCGTGTCGGGCACGGTGAAGACTACGTGGAAGTAGCCCACCGGCAAGACGTCACGTGCACGCGCCTCGAGCCATCGCTCCTTGTCGATGCATTGACACTTCGGGCAGTGCCGATTACCGCAGGTAATGGAGAGCTCTCCATTACCTGCGTTATGGGGAGCGTTTGGTAATGGAGAGCTGTCCGCCGAAAAGTCTCTGTCGGCCGCGTTTCTAGCTGTTTTTCGCTCCACATAAGGAGTCGGTCCTGAGGAGGGCGAGAAGCTTATCCGTTGGCTCGAAACGACCCCGTCGAAGCTTCTGCGGTGTGATGGCCTCGACAGCCTCGAGTTTCTCCGAGGGGTCTGCCCGGACGTAGACCTCGGTTGTTCCCATGTCGCTGTGGCCAAGCCAAAGCGAGACTTTTCTCAGGTCGTTGGTTGCTCGTAGTATCGTCATCGCACAGGTGTGACGAAGCACGTGGGGGGAAACACGCTTCTTTCCCAAGGAGGGGCACAGCTTGCTTGCGGTTGTGGCGTGCTTTTTAAGAATGTACGCGACGCCCCAGCGACTCAGCTCCCCTCCGCGGGAGTTTACGAAGATCTCTGGCGTCGGCGGGTTGCCCCGGATAACCAGCCAGGCTCGTAACGCTTGGGTGGTTTCCTTCCAGAGCGGTAGCGCGCGTTCTCTCCGGCCCTTGCCGCGCACGCGTATGCTTGGGGGTTGCAGGCTCAGGTCATCCATCTGCAATCCGATGATCTCGGACACGCGGAGTCCGGCCGAGACTGCGAGATGGAGCAAGGCGCGATCACGCAGTCCACTTCGAGTCCTCGGATCCGGTGCGTCGAGAACCGCCTGTGTTTCGTCGAAGACGAGATAAGGGACGAGGCGAGATTCCGTCGTCTTGAACGGGATCGCGAGGATTCGACGGACCTGATCGAGAGCCTCGGGTCGACGGTATTCGAGGAAGCGGCAGAACGATTTGATCGCTCCAAGTCGGACGTTTCGCGTGGCTCTGGTGTTGTTTCGAGTCGCCTCAAGGTACTCCAAGAAGCGGGCGACCAGCAGGGCGTCGATGTCCTCTAGTGAAAGATCTGACGGAGCTCTTCCGAACTCCTGGCTGGCGAAGGTGAATAGCAGTTGGAAGCTGAGAGCGTAGCTGTCTCGCGTGTGTTCGCTTGCTCCCCGCTGCCCGACAAGGTGATCCCGCAGAAACGCAGTGATGTAGGGCGCGATCGGCGTCATGCTCTTTCCTTCATGTGAAATGCCTCGCATGCCACCGAGATGTCCTGCATGAGGTGAGGAGTCACCTCCAGGTACCAATATGTACACTTGATGGAGGCGTGGCCCATATAGGTGGACAGCGCGAGCATGTGTTGGCCGACGTTGTCACGTCCCTCCGGGCAGGCTTCCAGTGCCCGAACCGCGAAGCTGTGGCGAAGATCCTGGATGCGAGGACGACGATCTCCAGCACGGAGCAGATCGCTCGATTTCAGGAGGCGCAGAAAGGTTGAGTAGACGGTTTGCCGAGCGAGAGGTCGTCCACTGTTGCTGACGAAAACATGATCATCAGTTGTCAGTAGCCGCCTCCGCTGAACGATGTAGCCATCCAATCCAGCGGCAGCCGTCTCGTGGAGGGGAACAAGGCGGGTCTTCTGGAACTTGGCCTTGCGAATGATCAGTCCATCCTTTGTCACATCTTCGAGCCGCAGCCCGCGACCTTCGGAGAGTCGCAGGCCTGTTACGGCGAGTAGGGCGAAGAATGTCCTGTACGTATGTGGGCGGAGTGAAGTCGTTGGGCGAAGACGGGCTGCCGCCCCGATCAATCGCTCGATATCCTCTTTGGAGTAGATGAAGGGCAGGCGGCGTTTCTTCCGGTAGCCGAAGAACCCACTCGGAGGCACCTCGTGACCTGCGTCCTCAAGATGGGCGTGACGGGCTAATCGCACCACGGTTCTCAGGCGCGCGTCGCGCTGCGCAGGCGATGGCCCCAGCCCTGCCCACTCAATGGCGGTTGCTGTGCGCACGTGCGTTTCGTCGCTCTTCTCGGCGAAACGTGCGAAGCTGCGCAGCAGGTACTCCTGTCCGGAGAGATCGAATCCTGCGGCTCGACGAACGGCAAGGTAAGAGTCGACAGCG
This window harbors:
- a CDS encoding transposase, whose amino-acid sequence is MERKTARNAADRDFSADSSPLPNAPHNAGNGELSITCGNRHCPKCQCIDKERWLEARARDVLPVGYFHVVFTVPDTLHALFRGNLRLLYGLLFKASSETLAQIAADSQHLGARIGFLGILHSWGSTLVFHPHIHYVVPAGGLSPDGDRWIDSAARFLLPVKVLSEVFRGKFVDFLEQSWRQRKLELNGPLEQLRHPVLFEDLIEQLYRHHWVVYAKEPFAGPEKVLQYLARYTHRVAISNDRLLAIDDDQIVFRYKDYAQGGAWQTMALEPTEF
- a CDS encoding tyrosine-type recombinase/integrase — encoded protein: MTPIAPYITAFLRDHLVGQRGASEHTRDSYALSFQLLFTFASQEFGRAPSDLSLEDIDALLVARFLEYLEATRNNTRATRNVRLGAIKSFCRFLEYRRPEALDQVRRILAIPFKTTESRLVPYLVFDETQAVLDAPDPRTRSGLRDRALLHLAVSAGLRVSEIIGLQMDDLSLQPPSIRVRGKGRRERALPLWKETTQALRAWLVIRGNPPTPEIFVNSRGGELSRWGVAYILKKHATTASKLCPSLGKKRVSPHVLRHTCAMTILRATNDLRKVSLWLGHSDMGTTEVYVRADPSEKLEAVEAITPQKLRRGRFEPTDKLLALLRTDSLCGAKNS
- a CDS encoding tyrosine-type recombinase/integrase, translated to MMTAVDSYLAVRRAAGFDLSGQEYLLRSFARFAEKSDETHVRTATAIEWAGLGPSPAQRDARLRTVVRLARHAHLEDAGHEVPPSGFFGYRKKRRLPFIYSKEDIERLIGAAARLRPTTSLRPHTYRTFFALLAVTGLRLSEGRGLRLEDVTKDGLIIRKAKFQKTRLVPLHETAAAGLDGYIVQRRRLLTTDDHVFVSNSGRPLARQTVYSTFLRLLKSSDLLRAGDRRPRIQDLRHSFAVRALEACPEGRDNVGQHMLALSTYMGHASIKCTYWYLEVTPHLMQDISVACEAFHMKERA